A window from Festucalex cinctus isolate MCC-2025b chromosome 4, RoL_Fcin_1.0, whole genome shotgun sequence encodes these proteins:
- the LOC144018137 gene encoding plakophilin-3-like: MSAAAVADGSCFLMSALQPNSSRTAYVVPSDGPCSDAGAKARRVQEQVRLRLAEKKSPSLGRRLMDDDALLGPAGCEYALPSARGFSSRSMIHAPTRIMAVPTMTSCGGFSSRSAVETSSRVRSSAAQSSFQTYGGRSRRSKSLCQADVSEQAPPPPDGVPPAAALRRTLSGTLAPPPPRGPPAGYWPDEEVPVHVGYRGPAHRTISRMAGRQQHGAAYGQDGWWSRGDGWGVQRAPQWHVHRPGRALAYQQRAPSIQRAASMRSVRSVGKGLDVLDGASIHSNDQLGGMHGLDMHTAVRYLSEPDAALQILGAASIQHQCYHSNDSKNQVRLLHGIPALVRLFCSDDLEVARFATGATRNLIYENADNKVALMDAGGVTRLVAVLGEADEELRKNITGVLWNLSSRDNLKEKLCREALSELSGKVLIPLCAGVPLSPSEKDVFGNASGCLRNLSSVNQRTREKMRDTPGLVDSLVSYIQQEVEGDDKGLENSVCVLRNLSYQLYSELPHSVRLRLEGPGRGSAPREAQPIGCFTMYGKRNAEQQRQQSLAILSEVSREARGAEWLWHPRAVALYKRVLQGGDSTPAAREAAVGALQNITAGDARWACVLSAAVLEQERLLPTLLDLLDTDDEAQLRPLSALLRNLARHAPNKDLVAKTMVSVLVCKLPADGLQKTPSSEVVVNICAALNHLVACSWLAARDVSYFNGLPKLVAIKVACDNSSGGLKASRAASTVLCNMFQYSKLHKDYKLKGFARRDFADATI; this comes from the exons ATGAGCGCGGCGGCGGTGGCCGACGGCTCGTGCTTCCTGATGTCCGCCCTGCAGCCCAACTCGTCGCGCACCGCCTACGTGGTTCCGTCGGACGGCCCGTGTTCGGACGCCGGGGCCAAAGCGCGGAGGGTCCAGGAGCAGGTTCGCCTGCGCCTGGCCGAGAAGAAGTCGCCGTCGCTGGGGAGGAGGCTGATGGACGACGACGCGCTGCTCGGGCCGGCAG gaTGCGAGTACGCCCTCCCGAGCGCGAGAGGCTTCAGCTCCAGATCGATGATCCACGCGCCGACTCGCATCATGGCG GTGCCCACGATGACCTCCTGCGGCGGCTTCTCGTCCCGCTCGGCGGTGGAGACCTCCTCCAGGGTGCGATCCAGCGCGGCGCAGAGCAGCTTCCAGACTTACGGCGGCCGGAGCCGCCGCAGCAAGTCGCTGTGCCAGGCCGACGTGAGCGAGCAGGCTCCGCCCCCCCCGGACGGCGTGCCGCCGGCCGCCGCCCTCAGGCGCACCCTCAGCGGCACgctggcccctccccctccccgggGCCCGCCGGCCGGCTACTGGCCCGACGAGGAGGTGCCCGTCCACGTGGGCTACAGAGGCCCCGCCCACCGCACCATCAGCCGCATGGCCGGCCGCCAGCAGCACGGCGCCGCCTACGGCCAGGACGGCTGGTGGTCCCGGGGGGACGGCTGGGGAGTCCAGCGGGCCCCGCAGTGGCACGTGCACCGGCCCGGCCGCGCGCTGGcgtaccagcagagggcgccgtCCATTCAGCGCGCCGCGTCCATGCGCAGCGTCCGGAGCGTGGGGAAGGGATTGGACGTCCTGGATGGGGCGTCCATTCACAGCAACGACCAGCTGGGAGG GATGCACGGCCTGGACATGCACACGGCCGTCCGCTATCTGTCGGAACCCGACGCCGCTTTGCAGATTCTGGGCGCCGCCTCCATTCAGCACCAGTGTTACCATAGCAACGATTCCAAAAATCAG GTCCGCCTCCTCCACGGCATCCCGGCTCTGGTCCGCCTTTTCTGCAGCGACGACCTGGAGGTGGCGCGCTTCGCCACGGGCGCCACGCGCAACCTCATCTACGAGAACGCCGACAACAAGGTGGCGCTCATGGACGCCGGCGGGGTGACGCGTCTCGTGGCCGTCCTGGGGGAAGCGGACGAGGAGCTGCGCAAGAACATCACAG GCGTGCTGTGGAATCTGTCGTCCAGAGACAACCTGAAGGAGAAGCTGTGCAGAGAAGCCTTGTCGGAGCTGAGCGGCAAAGTCCTCATCCCGCTTTGTGCCGGCGTCCCCCTCAGCCCCTCCGAGAAGGACGTCTTCGGCAACGCCAGCGGATGTCTCAG aaactTGAGCTCCGTCAACCAGAGGACGAGGGAGAAGATGAGGGACACGCCAGGTCTGGTGGACTCGCTGGTCTCGTACATCCAGCAGGAAGTCGAAGGTGACgacaag GGTTTGGAGAACTCGGTGTGCGTGCTGAGGAATCTGTCCTACCAGCTGTACTCGGAGCTGCCCCACTCGGTGCGACTTCGCCTGGAGGGGCCCGGCAGAGGCTCCGCCCCCAGGGAGGCCCAGCCCAtcggctgcttcaccatgtacGGCAAGAGGAACGCCGAG CAACAGCGGCAGCAGAGCTTGGCGATCCTGTCGGAGGTGTCGCGGGAAGCGCGCGGCGCCGAGTGGCTGTGGCACCCGCGCGCCGTGGCGCTGTACAAGCGGGTCCTGCAGGGCGGCGACAGCACACCTGCCGCCAGGGAGGCGGCCGTCGGGGCGCTGCAGAACATCACCGCCGGAGACGCCAGG TGGGCGTGCGTGCTGAGCGCGGCGGTCCTGGAGCAGGAGCGCCTGCTGCCCAccctgctggacctgctggACACGGACGACGAGGCGCAACTGCGACCGCTCAGCGCCCTGCTCAGGAACTTGGCCCGACACGCCCCCAACAAGGACCTCGTCG CCAAAACGATGGTGAGCGTCCTGGTGTGCAAGCTGCCGGCCGACGGCCTCCAGAAGACGCCGTCCAGCGAGGTGGTGGTCAACATCTGCGCCGCCCTCAATCACCTGGTCGCCTGCAGCTGGCTGGCGGCGCGCGACGTCTCCTACTTCAACGGCCTGCCCAAGCTGGTCGCCATCAAGGTGGCGTGCGACAACAG CTCCGGAGGTCTGAAAGCTTCGCGAGCCGCCTCCACCGTCCTCTGCAACATGTTCCAGTACAGCAAACTGCACAAAGACTACAAACTG AAAGGGTTCGCGCGTCGAGATTTTGCCGACGCCACCATCTGA